The window GCCACGACCGTCTGGAAAGAGCACATCACCGACGACGAGTCCGAAGGACGCACGGCATGAGCGACGGAGGGGTGCTGCGGCCGTCGCATGGCGCAACAACGTGGCAGTCTGCCGCGGCTCTCACTACAGTGACCCCATGCCAGGCCGCAGCACCCGACCGCTCGACTTCGAGACCCGCCAGATCCACGCCGGAGCCGTGGTCGACTCCGAGACCCGCTCCCGCGTGACCCCGATCTACCAGACGGCGGCGTACGTCTTCGACAGCTTCGACGACGGCGAGGAGCGGTTCGCCGGCCGCAGCGCCTACCGCGCGTACTCGCGCAACGAGAACCCCACCAACGCGGTCGCCGGCCGCCGGATCGCCGACCTCGAGGGCGGCGTGGACGGGATCGTCGTCGCCAGCGGACAGGCGGCGATCGCCTCCGCCCTGAGCGCCCTCGCGGCGAACGGCGACCACATCCTGGCCACACGGTCGCTCTACGAGGGCACGCGCGAGATGTTCCGCGGCGTGCTCGCCCGCCAGGGCATCGAGTTCGAGTACGTGCCCGACGACGCGGACGACGCCGAGTGGGCGTCGCGCATCCGCCCGAACACCAAGGCCGTCTACACCGAGACGCTCCCCAACCCGCTCGGCCAGGTGGTGGACATCGAGCGGATCGGCCGGCTGGCCCACGAGGCGGGCGTCCCGCTGGTGGTCGACAACACCGTGCCGACGCCTTACCTCTGGCGCCCCATCGAAGACGGTGCCGACATCGTCATCCACTCGACGTCGAAGTGGCTGTCCGGTCACGCGTCGGTGATCGGCGGCGCCATCGTCGACGCGGGACGCTTCGACTGGGCGGCGCAGGCGGGACGGTTCCCGCAGCTCGCCGCGGCGCCGCGGCCCGGCGTCCCGTCCTTCGTCGAGCGCTACGGCGAGGGCGCCTACCTCGCCTACGTGCGCAGCGTGATCGTGCTCGAGTATGGGCCGACGGTGCCACCGACCAGCAGCTTCCTGCTGCTCCACGGCATCGAGACGCTGTCGGTGCGGATGGACCGGCACGTCGCCAGCGCGCAGACGGTGGCGGAATGGCTGGAGGCACGGCCGGAGGTC is drawn from Leifsonia shinshuensis and contains these coding sequences:
- a CDS encoding aminotransferase class V-fold PLP-dependent enzyme, translating into MPGRSTRPLDFETRQIHAGAVVDSETRSRVTPIYQTAAYVFDSFDDGEERFAGRSAYRAYSRNENPTNAVAGRRIADLEGGVDGIVVASGQAAIASALSALAANGDHILATRSLYEGTREMFRGVLARQGIEFEYVPDDADDAEWASRIRPNTKAVYTETLPNPLGQVVDIERIGRLAHEAGVPLVVDNTVPTPYLWRPIEDGADIVIHSTSKWLSGHASVIGGAIVDAGRFDWAAQAGRFPQLAAAPRPGVPSFVERYGEGAYLAYVRSVIVLEYGPTVPPTSSFLLLHGIETLSVRMDRHVASAQTVAEWLEARPEVAEVHYPGLPSNPFHARAQRYLPAGAGSIVSIELAGGREAARRFIDALELISPMTHIGDVRTLAIHLGSTIHAKLTPEEQAEAGIGPGLIRLSIGLESVRDILDDLDRGLVAAGGADGA